CCGTACTACGCCGTGACCCGCCGCTGGTATTACGGTTTCAAGCCGGAGACCTGGCTGCGCCTTCTCGGCCCTGTCGTGCCCTGGGTGTACTCCCCGCAGGCCACGTTGCCGGTGCGGAAGCGGGCGTCCCGGCCCCTCATCGTCTCGTACAACTGGATACCCGCCAGCGCCATGTTTGTGGCGAACAGCATTGCGGAGGAGGCGGCGTCGCCGGACACCCTGGCAAGGGTCACGGCGCCCGCGCTGCTGGTGCATTCGCGGCTGGACCGCGTCACCTCGCCCCCGGCGGCGGAGCGGGCGTTTGGTCTTCTGGGTGGCGCGGAAAAGCGGGCCGTCTGGCTGGTCAATTCTGACCACATTATCTTCTGGGACTACGAGGCGGCGGTGGTGGAGCGGGAGGTACTGGGATTTTTGGCGGGGCTTCAGGGGGGCAAGCTGTAGAATTTGGGGCGTTTTTTGGGGCCGAAATCCCGGCCATCTCGTTTCATTGACAATCCCTGCACAAAGTGTTAAACTGGATAAAGAATATATAACTGCTTCCCCTGAGTTAATCGTGAAGGGCATGGCGGGTGTTTTTCAAGGGGGTGCGGTTCGGTCAACAACGGGAGCGCGCGGAAATTCCGCGCAGAGCCGAGCGAGGTGAGACCATGGCGCCGAAAACCATACTTGTGGTGGATGACGAACCGGATGTGGTGTCGCTTTTGGAGACGACCCTCCGTTCGGAGGGGTTCAATGTGCTCGCCGCCTATGACGGGATATCGGCACTTGATCTTTGCGCCACGGAGAAGCCGGACCTGGTGCTGCTGGACATCATGATGCCGATGATGAGCGGGTATGAAGTCTGCGAACAGATTAAAGCGAACCCCCTGACACAGCACATCCCCGTGCTGTGCCTGTCCTCGGCGCACACGCCGGAGGCGCGCGCCCAGTCCTTCCGCGCGGGCGCGGCGGAGCTGCTGAAGAAGCCCTTCTTTCCCGCAGAGCTCATCGCGCAGCTCCGGCGGCACCTGCGTGACCGGGACATGCTGCTGTAATCCCGGCGCGGTGGTTCTTCCCGTGTAATTCGCGCCCGCATTTGGGGTATATTTGCGCGGTCATGCGTTGCGCCCCCCGGATTGTACAACCACCCACGGAAGACACACCCATGCACCCATTTGACGACGAGCACACGCTGGAATTGGTTTCTTTTCTCCGCGAGGCGGCGCGGCTGGCGCGGCGGGTGCGGGGCGACCTGGCGGTCATGGGGCTCACGAAGGGGGACCTTTCGCCGGTGACGGTGGCGGATTTCGCCATTCAGGCGCTTGCGGGGCAACGGCTTGGGGAGGCCTTTCCGGAGATACCGCTGGTGGGCGAGGAGGACAGCGCGGCGCTGGCCGCGCCGGACAGCGCGGCGTTGCTGGAGCAGGTGACGCGGTACGCGGGGGAGTTTGCGGGCGGCGCGACCGCAGAGACAGTCTGCGCGTGGATAGACCGGGGCGCTGGGGAGCCCGGCGACCGGTTCTGGACCCTGGACCCCATAGACGGCACGAAGGGGTATCTGCGGGGGGGGCAGTACGCGGTGGCGCTGGCGCTGGTGAAACGCGGCGAAGTGCTGCTGGGCGGCCTTGCCTGCCCTGAACTGGGCCTGGACGGGCGGCCGGGTTCGGGCATGCTCGCGGTGGCGCGGCGTGGCGGGGGCGCGTTCATGGCGCCCTTGGACGCGGCGCACCCGGAATGGACCCGGATGCGGGTCTCGGCCTGCGCGGCGCCGCGCGCGGCGCGGCTGATGCGGTCGGCGGAGTCGGGGCACACGGACCCGGGCCAGACCGAGGCCATTGTGCGGGAACTGGGCATCGAGGCGCCATCCGTGCCGATGGACAGCCAGGCCAAGTACGCCGCGCTGGCCATGGGCGGCGGGGAACTGCTGCTACGCCTGCTGTCCCCAGACCGCCCGGACTACAAGGAGAAAATCTGGGACCATGCGGCGGGGTCGCTGGTGCTGGAGGAGGCCGGGGGCCGGGTCACGGATTTGAAAGGCAGGCCTTTTGACTTCACACGGGGCCGGTGTCTGGAGGGGAACACGGGGCTGCTTGCGTCGAATGGACTGCTGCATGAGGCGGCATTGCGGGCGGTGGCGCGGGTGACGGGGGGGTAGGGTATGGGACGGATAGGACGGATAGGACGGATGGGAATAGGAGATAGGGGATAAGGGATAGGATGCGGGGATGAACGGTGTGGGGTGCGGATTTGTGATAAAGTCCTTATAGGGTGTGGTTTGCGTGGTCTGCGGGGAGGTCAATGCAAACCGGAACTGCTTTCATCTGGTCTAATGGGGTATGATTGCGGCATTCGCCGGGCTGTATGGCCCAAAAAAGTCGCCAACGCAACTATTCTGGAGGCATGAGGCATGACGGGTTTATCCTTTGGCAGGAACGGGATTCTGGCACTGGTTCTGGCGTTTTCGGCGGGGATGGCAACGGCGGACTGGGCGCAGATGGGGGGCCCGAACCGGGATTTCCGCGTCACGGACACGGGCATCGCCCGGACCTGGCCCAAGGCGGGCCCGAAAGTGCTCTGGACTGTTCCGCTGGGCGCGGGGTATGGTTCCCCCGCCGTGCGTGACGGCGAGGTGTATGTCCTTGACCGGATGGGCGACAAGCAGGACAACCTGCGGTGCCTTGAGCTGGCAACGGGCAAAGAGCTTTGGAATTTCACCTATGACGCGCCGGGCAGCGTGAGCCATGACGGTTCCCGCACGGCGCCGACGGTGGACGAGACCCATGTGTACAGCGTTGGGTTGATGGGCCACCTCCAGTGCGTTGACCGCAAAACGCACCAGCCGGTGTGGAGCAAGAACCTGCTGGAGGATTTTGGGGTCAAGCTTCCCAACTGGGGCGTTTCCCAGGCGCCGTTGCTGTACAAGGACCTGGTGATTATCGCGCCGCAGGCGCCGGACGCCTATGTGGTGGCGTTCAACAAGGACTCCGGGGAGATTGTCTGGAAAAGCGCGGGCCAGGGCGCGGTGGGTTATTCCACCCCGGTTCTTCTCAACCTTTGCGGCGCGGACCAGGTGGTGATGGTCGGCGCGAGCACCAAGGACGGGTCCACGAAGGGCATCGTGGCGGGGATTTCCCCGGAAAACGGCGCGACGCTCTGGACCTATGAGGGGTGGCAGTGCTTCATCCCGATCCCCTATGCGACCGCCCTGCCGGAAGACCGGGTATTCATCACGGGCGGGTACAAGGCGGGATCTGCCATGGTCCAGGTGAAAAAGGACGGGGACGCCTACACGGCGGTGGAACTGTGGAAGAGCGACGTGTGCGGCAGCCAGATACAGCAGCCGCTGTTCCATGACGGGCACCTGTATGTGAACAGCAACTCGAACGAGCGCGAGGACGGGCTGATGTGCCTCACGCCGGGCGGCGAGGTGAAATGGAAGACGAAGGACGCCTGGTTCTCGACGAGCTTTGAGCGCGGCCCGCTGATGCTTGCGGACGGGCTGATGATCAACCTCGAGGGGAAAAAGGGCACGCTTCACCTCATCGAGCCCTCGACTGCGGAGTACAAGGAGCTTGCCAGCTTCAAAATACTCGGCGGCAAGGAAATCTGGGCGCCGATGGCCCTGTCCGGCGGGAAACTCCTCGTGCGCAGCCAGGAGGAGATGAAGTGCCTGGACCTGGTCAACCCCTGACCGCCACGGTCCGGGCCGCCAGACAACCGGATGGACACCCATGACACCGCGTCAACAGGGCAGCATATTGGCCGGACTGGTCCTTGCGGCGGCGCTGGCCGCGGCGGGGGGCATGTTCTGGCATCTGCTGGCGCGGCCCCCCGAGATTGCCGTGTCCATGCGTGTTCCCGGCGCAGACGGCGCGCCGGCGGACCGGGGCGCGGACGGGGAGCGGGTGAACCTGTCGGGCACGTTCAAACAGTTTGACGGCGCGCCCTCTGCGCTTCCGGGCGACTGGCCGCGGTTCCGCGGCCCCGATGTGGACAACATCGCCAAAGACACCCCCCCCCTGGCCGATTCCTGGGGTCCGGACGGCCCGGAAGTGCTCTGGACGGTGGAGGTGGGCGAGGGGTACGCGGGCGCGGCGGTGCGCGACGGCCGGGTCTACCTCATAGACTACGACGAGGCGGCGCGGGCGGACGCGGTCCGGTGTTTCTCGCTGGACGACGGGCGTGAAATCTGGCGGCGCTCCTACGCGCTGGTGGTGAAGAAGAACCACGGCATGTCCCGGACTGTGCCGGTGGTGACCGACAAACACCTGATAACCATCGGCCCGCGCTGCCACGTGGTCTGCCTGGACCCGGTCAGCGGCGCCTTCCGCTGGGGTCTGGACCTGCAGCGCGAGTACGGCTCAAAGGAGCCCATGTGGTACACGGGGCAATGCCCGCTGGTGGACGGCAACCGGCTGATCCTCGCGCCGTGCGGCCCGGAGACGCTGATGATGGCGGTGGACTGCGACACGGGCGAGCCCGTCTGGAAGGCGCCCAACCCGGACGAGTGGAAGATGTCCCACGCCTCGGTCATCCCCATGACCCTTGCGGGGCGGCGGATGTATGTGTACTCCGCCGTGGGCGGGGTGGCGGGCGTCTCCGCGGCGCCGGAAGACGCGGGCGCGCTGCTGTGGCGGGTGCCGTGGAAGGCGAAAGTGGTCGCGCCGTCCCCGGTGCCCGCCGGGGACGACCTTGTCTTTGTGAGCGCGGGCTACGGCGAGGGCGGCATGATGATCAAGGTGTCGCCGGACGGGGACGGGTTCAAGGCGGAGGCCCTGTACAGCCACAAACCGAAGGACGGGCTCGCCTCGGAGCAGCAGACGCCCATTTTCCATGAGGGGCTGCTCTACGGCATCATGCCCAAGGATGCGGGGGCGCTCCGCTCGCAGTTTGTGTGCTACCGGCCCGACGGGTCGCTGGTGTGGTCGAGCGGCCAGGAGAACCGCTTCGGCCTGGGGCCGTACCTGCTGGCGGACGGCAAGTTTTTCGTGCTGGACGACGAGGGCACGCTTTCGGTGCTTCGGGCGCGGGCGGACGCCTTCGAGCCGCTGGCCTCGGCCAAGGTGATTGGCGGGCATGAGACCTGGGGGCCCTTCGCCCTGGCGGGCGACCGGCTGCTGCTGCGCAACCAGACGCAGATGGCCTGCGTTTCTGTGGGAAAGGCGCAATAGACCATGGAACCGAACGTGAAACCGGTGATACCCCGATGGGCGTGGGCGGCGCTGACCCTGGCGGCGGTGGCGGCGGTGCTGGCGCTTTTCGCCATGGAGAAGACCTCCGAGCCCGCGGGGATATTGAAGTATGACGTGTCCGGGCATGCGAAAGTGGACGCGGACCATGTCCGTTTCAGGGAGATGGCCCGCGTGGACCTCGCCCTGGAGAACCCGACGGGGCTGGCCGTCACGGCGGACGGCCGCTGGCTGGTGACGGGGGAGAATGTCCTGCTGATTCTGGACGCTTCGGGCCGGGAACTGGCGCGGCGCGAACTTGGCGGCACGCCGGACTGCGTGGCGTCGGGGCCGGACGGGAAAATATATCTGGGCATGCGCCGAAACATTGAGGTGCGCGACGCGGAGGGGCTGTCCCCGTCACTGTGGCCGGACCTGGGCGAGCGCGCGTGGATATCGGCGCTGGCGGTGGACGAAAACAATGTCTACGCGGCGGACTCCGGGAACCGGGCGCTGCTTCGGCTGGACCCGGCGGGGAACGTCGTCGGGCGCATCGGGCAGCGCGACCCGGAGCGGGGGATTCCCGGGCTGATCCTGCCCAGCCCGCACATGCGCGTGATGTTCGACGCCATGGGCGGGCTGTGGGTGACCAACACGGGCCGGCACGGCTTCGAGCAGTACCGTCCCGACGGGACGCTGGTCAGTTCGTGGTACAAGGCCTCGATGGGCCTGGACGGTTTCTGCGGCTGCTGCAACCCCTCGGCCGCCGCCTTCCGGAGCGACGGGTCGGTGGTCACGGCCGAGAAGGGGATAGTGCGGGTGAAGGTCCACGCGCCGGACAGTTCGCTGGTCGGTGTCGTGGCGGCGCCCGAGTCGCTGGGTGCGGTGCTGAACCCCGAATCGGGCCCGGAGGACGCGCTGGTGGTGCCGGATGTGGCGGTGGACGCGGAGGACCGCGTGCTGGTGCTGCACGCCCCCTGGAAAAAGATACTGGTGTTTGAGGAGCAACCCGCGGCCGGCTGACCGGCCCCGGAAAGGACGACGCCATGGACAAGGAAACGGGCATCGGGCGGCGGGATTTCATCCGCGCCGCCGCCGTGGTTGCGGCGGGCGGCGGGGCGTGGCTCGCGGCGGGTTCCGGCGCGGAGACCCTGGTGTGGCAGATAGACCCGTCCAAATGCACCCAGTGCGGGCGCTGCGCGACGACGTGCGTCATGAACCCCTCGGCGGTGAAATGCGTCCATTCGTACCAGATTTGCGGGTTCTGCGACCTGTGCGGCGCGTACCTGCTTCCGGACGCGAAAAAGCAGGACACGGGCGCGGAGAACGAGCTCTGCCCCGTGGCCGCCATCAACCGCCGCTTCATCGAGGACCCCTTCTTCGAGTACACCATAGACGAGGCCCTGTGCGTGGGCTGCGGCAAGTGCGTGAAGGGCTGCGCCCAGTTCGGCAACGGGTCGCTGTACCTCCAAATCAAGCGGGACCTCTGCAAGAACTGCAACGAGTGCGCCATCGCCCGCGACTGCCCGTCCGACGCGGTGAGCCAGGTGCCCATGCGCCTGGCGTACCGGCTGAAGACCGGCGGCGCGGAGCCGGAAAAGGGGGACGGGGCATGAGCCGCGGGCGGGTCCTGTGCGCGGCGTTGCTGGCCGCCGCCCTGCTTGCGGGGGGCGCAATGGCGGCGGAGTTCCGCTTCCCCATGCCGGAGTTCGACTCGGGGTACACGCGCCCGCCCATGAAGCTTCCCCCGGCGGCGCTGACCTCGCCCATGGTGGACGTGGCGCTGCTGGCGGGGCTCATGGCGCTCACGGCATGGGCGGTGATATGGCGGCGGTCCCGCGCGTGGACCCTTTCCATCGCCTGTTTCTCCCTGTTCTATTTCGGGTTCTACCGGCTCGGCTGCGTCTGCTCCGTGGGGTCGCTTCAAAACGTTGCGAACGCCTTTTTCGGCAACGGCGCGGCGGTGCCGCTGGTGGTGTCGGCCTTTTTCGTGCTGCCCCTGGTGTTTGCCCTGTGGTTTGGGCGGGTTTTCTGCGCCGCCGTGTGCCCGCTGGGGGCGCTGCAGGAGGTCTGCGCGGTGCGTCCGGTGCAGTTGCCCCGGCCGGTGGAGCAGGCGCTGGGCCTGCTTGCCCACGCCTACCTGGGGCTCGCCGTGGTGGGCGTGGTCACGGGCAGCGGGTTCCTGGTCTGCCAGTACGACCCCTTCGTCGGGTTTTTCCGCCGGGGCGCCAGTTTCAACATGCTGCTCGCCGGGGGCATCCTGCTGGCGCTGGGCATATTTGTGGCCCGGCCCTACTGCCGGTTCCTGTGCCCCTACGGGGTGCTTCTGCGCTGGGTTTCGATCTTCTCGCGGTGGCACGCCTCAGTCACGCCCGCGGGGTGCATCCAGTGCCGCCTTTGCGAGTCGGCGTGCCCGGTCAACGCGATTGAGTTCCCCACGCCGTCCGCGCCGCCGGAGCCGCGCGCGGCGGGGCTGCGGCGGACGCGCCGGCTGCTGCTGGCCGCGCCCCTGATTGTGCTGTTCGCGGCGGGTGCGGGCTGGACGGCCCACCCGTGGCTCTCGCGCCTGCACCCGACGGTGCGGCTTGCGGAGCGGATGGCCGCCGAGGAGGCGGGGCGAATCACGGAGACCACGATAGACACGGACACCTTCCGGGCGGGCCAGCAGTCCCTGGCCGGGCTTTACGCGGCTGCCGGGGAGGTGAACCACCGTTACAAATACGCCGGGGCGGGCTTTGGCGCGTTCATGGGGCTGGTGGTGTGCGGCCGGCTCCTGCGCCTGACGACGCTCCGGCAGCGCCCGGACTACGAGGTGGACCGGGGCGCGTGCGTGAGCTGCGCGCGCTGTTTCGCCTACTGCCCGGTGGAGAAGAGCAATGCCGAAGTCTGACACGCTGAAAAAACGGTTTCACCCCGACACAGTCCGGTGGCGGGCCGCCATGGCCGCCGCGGCGGTGTCCGGGGCCTTCTGCCTGGTGGTGTCCAGCCTGCTCATCGTGAACTACCTGCAGGTGAGCGCCGCGACGCCCCTGGAGAATCCCGAGCTGCTGGCGCTGCGCGCGAAACTGGGCGAACTGCCCGCGGAGGACCCGGCGCTGGTGGCGCAAATCCGGGCGATGGACCTGCTGGCGCGGCGCGCCTTTTTCACCAGCCAGGAAATGCTGCGCACGGGCGGACTGCTGCTGCTGGCGGGGGCGGTGGCGCTGGTCATCGCCCTGCGTCTTGCGGCGCGGTGGAAGCCGCAACTGCCCGCGCCCGACCCGGAGGCCGGGGAGGACGGCTACTGGCTGGTGCGCGCGCGGACGCGGGAGCTGCTGATGTTTTTCGGCGCGGTGTGGCTGGTCGTGGCGCTGGGGGCCGCCGTGTTCACGCCGCTTGATTTTCCCGCCGCCGCGCTTGGGGGGCAGGGACATGGACAGACACGGACGGGCACGGACGGACCCGTTTCTGCTGCCGTCGGGGAGGGGCGGGACACCGTTCCCGCAGGCGGTGAGGGGCAGGAAGCCGACCCCGCGGCCGCCGCCGCCGCCGCCCCGTCCCCGGTCACCGTGCCGGGATGGGACGAGGTGCGCCGCCAGTGGCCGAATTTCCGGGGGCCCGGCGGCATCGGCGTGGCGTTTCACACGAACGCGCCCGTCACGTGGAACGCGGAGACGGGCGAGAACATCCGCTGGAAGACGGAGGTGCCCCTGCCGGGTTTCAACTCGCCGGTGGTCTGGGGGAACCGCGTGTTCCTGAGCGGGTCCGACGCGGAGACGCGCGAGGTGTACTGCTTTGACGCGGACAGCGGGGAATTGCTGTGGCGCCACCCCGTCGCCGACCTCCCGGGCTTCACGGGGAAGATTCCGGAGTTCCAGGAGGAGACGGGTTTTGCCGCGCCGACCATGGCGGCGCAGGGTGACCGTGTTTTCGCGATCTTCGCGACGGGAGACCTGGTCTGCCTGGACCATGGCGGGAAGATGCTGTGGGGCAAAAACCTCGGGGTGCCGGACAACCACTACGCGCACTCGTCCTCGCTGATCGTTTATGAGGATCTGCTGCTGGTGCAGTACGACCAGAAGAAGGACGGCAAGATCATCGCCCTGCACATCGGGGACGGGAGAGAAGTGTGGACCGTGCCGCGCGAGCGGATATCCTGGGCCTCGCCCGTCTGTGTGGAGACGCCCCTGGGCTGGCAGTTGGTGGTGAACTCGATCAAGGACGTGGACGCCTACAACCCGCGCACGGGCCAGGCGCTGTGGAAGCTGAAATGCCTGGACGGCGAGGTGGCGCCCAGTCCGGCCTACGGCGCGGGCATCTTCTTTGTGGCCAACGAGTACGCCACGGCCACGGCCATCCGCGTGGGCGGCACGGCGGAGTCCCCGGAGCCGGAGGCTTTGTGGGAGTTCGACGAGATACTCCCGGACGTGTCCAGCCCGCTGGTCACGGAGAAGCACGCCTACCTGACCACGTTCCGGGGCGAGATCGCCTGCCTTGACCCGGCCACGGGCGAGGTGCGCTGGGTGCAGGAGCTGGACGAGGGCTTCCGCGCCTCGCCCATCCTGGTCGGCGACCGGATTTACCTGATGGACGCGGCGGGGAAAATGCTGATTTTCAAGGACGCCTCCGAATTTGAGCTTGTGGGCGAGCCGGCGTTGGGCGAGGAGGCCGCGGCGACGCCGGCCTTCCTGGACGGGCGCATCTACATCCGCACCCTGGGGCACCTGGTGTGCATTGCGGGGCAGTAGCATGGCGCCGGAAGTGACACAGCAGCAGGTGGACCGGATTATCGCCGCGTGCGGCCCGCGCCGCGACGCGCTGGTGCCGATCCTCCAGGCCCTGCAAAAGGAGTTCCGGCACCTGCCGGAGGAGGCGCTGCGCCGGGTCTGCGAGACGACGGAGATCACGCCCGCCGACTTGGACAGCGTGGCGACCTTCTTCCCCCACTTCCGGAAGAAGCCCGCAGGAAAGCACACGATCTCCGTGTGCGACGGGACGGCGTGCCACCTGAAGGGTTCCATTGACGTCCATGACGCCATCGCGGAGGAACTGGGCCTCGCGCCGGGCGAGGACACGGACGCGGACAAGCTGTTCACCCTGCAAAAGGTGCGCTGCCTCGGCTGCTGCACCCTGGCGCCGGCGGTGCAGATAGACCAGGTGACCTACGGCCATGTGACGACGGGCGGGGTGCGCGGCATGATCCGCGCCTTTCTGGCGGAGGCCGCGTCCGGCAACGGAGCCCCCGCAAAAACGCCCCAAGCCCCGCCCGACGGCCCGGAAATCCGCATCGGTCTCGGGTCATGCTGCGTGGCCGGGGGCAGCGCGAAGGTGCGCGACGCCGTGATGGACACCCTGGCCAACTACGGCGTCGCGGCGCAGGTGAAGCCCGTGAGCTGCGTGGGCATGTGCCACCAGACGCCCCTGATGGAGGTGCTGGTGCCGGGCGAGCCGCCGCACACCTACGCCAAAGTGTCGGCGGAGGATGTGCCCGCCCTGATTCTGGCCCACTTCACGCCCGCCGGCGCCGCGGGCCGCCTGCGCGCCGCCACCGCACGGTGGCTGGACCGTCTTTACGGGGGCGCGGACGGGCGCGGCTGCGGCTGCGCCCTGCCTGCGGACGACCCGGCGGTGAGGGGGTTTCTCGGGCCGCAGTTTCACATCGCCACGGAGAGCTGCGGTCAGGCGGACCCGACCGACCTGGACGAGTACACCGCGCGGGGCGGGTTCCAGGCGCTGCGCCGCTGCCTTGCGGGGATGGGCGGCCCGGCGGCGGAGAACCCCCTGGCGGACGGGGACGCGGTCATCGCGGAAATCGAGCGCAGCGGCCTGCGCGGCCGGGGCGGCGCGGGCTTCCCGACGGGCCGCAAGTGGCTCGCCGTGCGCGGCGCGGCGGGCGCGGAGAAGG
This sequence is a window from Candidatus Hydrogenedentota bacterium. Protein-coding genes within it:
- a CDS encoding PQQ-binding-like beta-propeller repeat protein, which encodes MTGLSFGRNGILALVLAFSAGMATADWAQMGGPNRDFRVTDTGIARTWPKAGPKVLWTVPLGAGYGSPAVRDGEVYVLDRMGDKQDNLRCLELATGKELWNFTYDAPGSVSHDGSRTAPTVDETHVYSVGLMGHLQCVDRKTHQPVWSKNLLEDFGVKLPNWGVSQAPLLYKDLVIIAPQAPDAYVVAFNKDSGEIVWKSAGQGAVGYSTPVLLNLCGADQVVMVGASTKDGSTKGIVAGISPENGATLWTYEGWQCFIPIPYATALPEDRVFITGGYKAGSAMVQVKKDGDAYTAVELWKSDVCGSQIQQPLFHDGHLYVNSNSNEREDGLMCLTPGGEVKWKTKDAWFSTSFERGPLMLADGLMINLEGKKGTLHLIEPSTAEYKELASFKILGGKEIWAPMALSGGKLLVRSQEEMKCLDLVNP
- a CDS encoding PQQ-binding-like beta-propeller repeat protein, which codes for MTPRQQGSILAGLVLAAALAAAGGMFWHLLARPPEIAVSMRVPGADGAPADRGADGERVNLSGTFKQFDGAPSALPGDWPRFRGPDVDNIAKDTPPLADSWGPDGPEVLWTVEVGEGYAGAAVRDGRVYLIDYDEAARADAVRCFSLDDGREIWRRSYALVVKKNHGMSRTVPVVTDKHLITIGPRCHVVCLDPVSGAFRWGLDLQREYGSKEPMWYTGQCPLVDGNRLILAPCGPETLMMAVDCDTGEPVWKAPNPDEWKMSHASVIPMTLAGRRMYVYSAVGGVAGVSAAPEDAGALLWRVPWKAKVVAPSPVPAGDDLVFVSAGYGEGGMMIKVSPDGDGFKAEALYSHKPKDGLASEQQTPIFHEGLLYGIMPKDAGALRSQFVCYRPDGSLVWSSGQENRFGLGPYLLADGKFFVLDDEGTLSVLRARADAFEPLASAKVIGGHETWGPFALAGDRLLLRNQTQMACVSVGKAQ
- a CDS encoding 4Fe-4S binding protein, with the protein product MDKETGIGRRDFIRAAAVVAAGGGAWLAAGSGAETLVWQIDPSKCTQCGRCATTCVMNPSAVKCVHSYQICGFCDLCGAYLLPDAKKQDTGAENELCPVAAINRRFIEDPFFEYTIDEALCVGCGKCVKGCAQFGNGSLYLQIKRDLCKNCNECAIARDCPSDAVSQVPMRLAYRLKTGGAEPEKGDGA
- a CDS encoding PQQ-binding-like beta-propeller repeat protein, translating into MPKSDTLKKRFHPDTVRWRAAMAAAAVSGAFCLVVSSLLIVNYLQVSAATPLENPELLALRAKLGELPAEDPALVAQIRAMDLLARRAFFTSQEMLRTGGLLLLAGAVALVIALRLAARWKPQLPAPDPEAGEDGYWLVRARTRELLMFFGAVWLVVALGAAVFTPLDFPAAALGGQGHGQTRTGTDGPVSAAVGEGRDTVPAGGEGQEADPAAAAAAAPSPVTVPGWDEVRRQWPNFRGPGGIGVAFHTNAPVTWNAETGENIRWKTEVPLPGFNSPVVWGNRVFLSGSDAETREVYCFDADSGELLWRHPVADLPGFTGKIPEFQEETGFAAPTMAAQGDRVFAIFATGDLVCLDHGGKMLWGKNLGVPDNHYAHSSSLIVYEDLLLVQYDQKKDGKIIALHIGDGREVWTVPRERISWASPVCVETPLGWQLVVNSIKDVDAYNPRTGQALWKLKCLDGEVAPSPAYGAGIFFVANEYATATAIRVGGTAESPEPEALWEFDEILPDVSSPLVTEKHAYLTTFRGEIACLDPATGEVRWVQELDEGFRASPILVGDRIYLMDAAGKMLIFKDASEFELVGEPALGEEAAATPAFLDGRIYIRTLGHLVCIAGQ
- a CDS encoding alpha/beta fold hydrolase, producing the protein MPFEPLTRRMEKSMHPFPIDPETGIMRGAEPRDLNPESPLGTVLFVHGFSGAPNNFADLPDAVAAAGWRARVMLLPGHGTDPKAFAITTKEELVDAVLGELRALAARGGPVALVGHSMGGALVTLAAAREPELVRGLVLAAPYYAVTRRWYYGFKPETWLRLLGPVVPWVYSPQATLPVRKRASRPLIVSYNWIPASAMFVANSIAEEAASPDTLARVTAPALLVHSRLDRVTSPPAAERAFGLLGGAEKRAVWLVNSDHIIFWDYEAAVVEREVLGFLAGLQGGKL
- a CDS encoding 3'(2'),5'-bisphosphate nucleotidase, whose translation is MHPFDDEHTLELVSFLREAARLARRVRGDLAVMGLTKGDLSPVTVADFAIQALAGQRLGEAFPEIPLVGEEDSAALAAPDSAALLEQVTRYAGEFAGGATAETVCAWIDRGAGEPGDRFWTLDPIDGTKGYLRGGQYAVALALVKRGEVLLGGLACPELGLDGRPGSGMLAVARRGGGAFMAPLDAAHPEWTRMRVSACAAPRAARLMRSAESGHTDPGQTEAIVRELGIEAPSVPMDSQAKYAALAMGGGELLLRLLSPDRPDYKEKIWDHAAGSLVLEEAGGRVTDLKGRPFDFTRGRCLEGNTGLLASNGLLHEAALRAVARVTGG
- a CDS encoding response regulator, with translation MAPKTILVVDDEPDVVSLLETTLRSEGFNVLAAYDGISALDLCATEKPDLVLLDIMMPMMSGYEVCEQIKANPLTQHIPVLCLSSAHTPEARAQSFRAGAAELLKKPFFPAELIAQLRRHLRDRDMLL
- a CDS encoding 4Fe-4S binding protein; this translates as MSRGRVLCAALLAAALLAGGAMAAEFRFPMPEFDSGYTRPPMKLPPAALTSPMVDVALLAGLMALTAWAVIWRRSRAWTLSIACFSLFYFGFYRLGCVCSVGSLQNVANAFFGNGAAVPLVVSAFFVLPLVFALWFGRVFCAAVCPLGALQEVCAVRPVQLPRPVEQALGLLAHAYLGLAVVGVVTGSGFLVCQYDPFVGFFRRGASFNMLLAGGILLALGIFVARPYCRFLCPYGVLLRWVSIFSRWHASVTPAGCIQCRLCESACPVNAIEFPTPSAPPEPRAAGLRRTRRLLLAAPLIVLFAAGAGWTAHPWLSRLHPTVRLAERMAAEEAGRITETTIDTDTFRAGQQSLAGLYAAAGEVNHRYKYAGAGFGAFMGLVVCGRLLRLTTLRQRPDYEVDRGACVSCARCFAYCPVEKSNAEV